GTCTTCTGCAGTCAGTTGCACACTGGCGATTTCACCCTGGTCAAGTATGGCGCGCGCCAGGTCAGATTTTTTAGCCTGCATTTCCTGTATCTTTTCTTCCAGCGTACCCTTGGCTATCAGGCGATAGACAAATACTGGCTTGTCTTGGCCTATGCGCCAGGCGCGGTCGGTGGCCTGGTTTTCTGCTGCCGGGTTCCACCAAGGGTCATAATGGATGACGGTGTCGGCTGCGGTCAGGTTCAGGCCTACGCCACCGGCTTTCAGGCTGATCAGGAACAACGGCACGTCACCCTCCTGGAAACGTCTGACCACTTCGCCGCGATGCTCGGTATCTCCAGTCAGCATGGCATAGCTCAGCTTTTTTTCTTGCAGGGCTTCGGCAATCAGGGCCAACATGCTGGTGAATTGTGAAAATACCAGTATCTTGCGGCCTTCAGACAGCAATTCTTCCACCATTTCCATGAGTTCCGCCAGCTTGGCTGAAGGCGGTGCTTTGCCCTTGCCAGCGCTAACTCCTGTTATTTTTACCAACCTGGGGTCGCAACAAACCTGGCGTAATTTAAGCAAGGCGTCCAAAATAATGATCTGGCTGCGCGCCACTCCCTTCTTGGCAATTTCATCCCGTACTTTTTTATCCATGGCCACTCGCACGGTTTCGTACAAGTCGCGTTGTGCTCCGCTGAGTTCTATGTGCCGGACTATCTCGGTTTTAGCCGGCAATTCGGTGGCAACCTTGTCCTTGGTCCGTCGTAACAAGAAAGGTTTGATACGGCGTGTCAGCAAAGCATGGCGTTGAGTATCGCCCAGCTTTTCTATGGGGTTGCGGAAATCCTTGGTAAACGCTTTGACATCTCCCAATAAACCTGGCACCAGAAAATTGAATTGTGACCACAATTCGCCCAAATGATTTTGCAAAGGCGTACCAGTCAGGCAAAGGCGGTGATTAGCCTGCAGCAGGCTGGCCGTCTGGCTGGCCTTGGCCTGGGCATTCTTGATGTATTGGGCTTCGTCTAGTATCAATAAGTGATAGCGATGCTGGCGCAAGGCTTCTTCATCGCGCGGCAACAGGGCATAGGTGGTCAGCACCAGGTCAACCTGCGGGATTTGTTCAAACAGTTTGCTGCGCTCTTTTCCATGCAGGACCAGTATGCGCAAACCAGGGGTGAAGCGCTGCGCTTCACTGGCCCAGTTATCCATCAGACTGGTAGGGGCGACTACCAGTGCAGGTTGCGTAAGTCGGCCTGCTTCTTTTTCTATCAGGATATGCGTCAGGGTTTGTATGGTTTTGCCCAGGCCCATGTCGTCAGCCAGTATGCCTGCGAGTTGGTATTCGCGTAAAAACTGCATCCATGCCACACCTTCTTTTTGATAATCGCGCAGGTTGGCATGCAGACCTGCTGGCGGTGTAATGCTATTGATGCCGCCAAACTCGGCAAGACGTTGACCAAAGGCTTGCTGGCGCTCACCACCTATCCAACGTAATTGTGTGGTGGCCGATAATTCTGCCAGACGTGCCGCGTCCAGCATGGGAAGTCGTATGGCGTCGCCCTGGTGTTCATTGAAATACAATTCACCAAGCACCAGCAGAATAGGTTTGATACGTGCATAGGGAAGAGCCACCCGGCTATTGTCAGGCAGGTTCAGCAAGACTTGTTCATCGTCGGCGCGCTGGTTCAGTTGCTGCACGCTAAAATCTTGTGGAGCCTGGCGTATCAGGCCAACCAACAAGGGCAGCAGTGAAATTTTAGTCTGGTTGACGACGATGCCCAGTTCCAGATCAAACCAGGTGGATTGCTGGTTTTCTTCCGCGACTTCGGCATACCAGTCTTCTACCTCTTCCAGGTCATAGCGATAGCTATCGAGCAGACGCAAATCCCAGCCTTGATCATAAAATATAGGCAGTTGCTGGGTAGTAAATTTCAACCAGGCGTTTTGATCTCCAAGTACAAACACATCACCAGCGTTTGACGAACTGATATCTTCCGGGGAAAATCCCAGATCAAACAGGGTTTGCAGGGCGGCTTGTTCTGCTTTTTTGTCCCTGGTGATACTTTCAACATGATCACCATTGCGACGTGTGATGCCTACTCCCGCCAAGTCAAAGGGGATGAAGCTGTTGTCGTAAGCGTACTGGAGCAGGGCAAAGTCCACTGTTTCAGTAGGGCTGCGCTCTTGACTACCCAAGATCAGTGCGGGACGCATTTTGATGTCGTCGCGTTGAATCATTGTTAATTCAGCGGGCATGGGTATGCTGTTTTGTAGCCCCAGTTCCAGTAATTTATGCGCCATAGCAATGCGGGTTTTTTGACGCCCTATCGCAATTGACGGCGCTTCTTCGACCAATCTGATCAGTGCAGGCAAATCCAAGTCTCCGGTTGCTGCGGCATGCAATTTGCCGCAACTCTGCGGTGTTACTATCCAGGGGGATCGGTAGGCAATAGGTAATATGTTTCGGGCAAGCTATCGCTTTGAGTTGATAATTGCCAGCGCAGGCGCAAGAAGCCCTGTTCCTCCTGCCAAGTCAGGTGGGCATGTTGCTGCTCATAAAATTCGAGTTTCTTTATCGAACTTTGTTTATTCTCAGTGCTTAACCAGTACAGTTTGCCTGCTTTGGCAATACGCTCAAGCAAGACTGCCCCCATCTTCTCTCTGGGGTTGTAGTACGAGTAGTAATAGGAATTCATCGTACTCATATTGAACAATGCCAGTAAATCGTAGTCATCGCCCTTGATGAAATTACTGGTACGCATCACATCGCGCACAGCCTGAGACAATTTGGTGTACTTGAGTTCGCCCTTGGCATTGAGCTTGGCTTTGCCAGGGATGAGGCGAATTTCCTTGCCGTTCCCCAAGGTCGAGAGGGTAAATATCAAAAAACCGTCGTCCGTTTTTTCTTCTCTATGTGAAACAACGTATTGATTGATATGGCTGGTATTTTGCGCAAATTCCAGTTCGTGTAGCCATTTTTGCTCCGCAAAACTAAGCGACGCTTCTATCGCAGGTTTGCCAGAAGGAGATTTTTTTTGTTGGTGGTCCAAAATGTTGAGCAAAACTGCAACAGTATGTTTGCAGTTGTATTCAACTGGACAACTGCAGCCTCCGATGACTTCCTCAAGTGCTCCCTTGCCATCAAAGATTAGCTCGATTTCCTGAGTGTAAATATTGCGTCCGCTGCCTTGTACCTCTGACTCTATAAAGTCATTTTCAAAACTCCAGCCTTTGACTTTGTTGTCATTTGCATAGTCCATTCCGCGTATAAACGTGTCGCGGGGAAATTGTGCAGCTACATCTTCCAGGGTAAAGCGGTGATTTTTTGATAGCATGTGTGCGTTTTACTGGTAAAGCAAAATGTTTGATGGCAGAAAATAGTCCAGTTTGATGCTTGTTTGTACTTCCAAAGAGTCGCAATTGTAGTATGGACCTCATGCTCTGGTAAAATATCGGGTTTTCGCGGGGATAGTTTCATGTCCCTGGCTCGCTACACTGACCAGTTTTCTCAAGACTACCTTCTGACACCATGATTTCATCTCTTCAGCCGGCAACACTTACCAAGATGGCCAATGCAATTCGTGCCTTGTCCATGGATGCTGTACAAAAAGCCAATTCTGGCCATCCGGGCGCGCCTATGGGCATGGCCGACATCGCAGTAGCTTTATGGAAAGGCTTTTATCGTCACAATCCGGCTAATCCTAAATGGATCAACCGTGACCGCTTCGTGTTGTCGAATGGCCACGGCTCGATGTTGCATTATTCGCTGTTGCACCTGACAGGCTATGACCTGCCTATCGAAGAGATTAAGAATTTCCGTCAATTGCATTCCAAAACTGCCGGTCATCCTGAAGTTCATATCACGCCAGGTGTAGAAACGACTACTGGCCCACTGGGCCAGGGCATTACCAATGCAGTCGGTATGGCACTGGCTGAAAAACTGCTGGCAGCCGAATTCAATCAGGGCGACCTGAAAGTCGTAGATCATTACACCTATGTGTTCATGGGTGATGGTTGCCTGATGGAAGGCATTTCGCATGAAGCCTGTTCACTGGCCGGTACATTGCAACTGAATAAGCTGATCGCTTTCTGGGATGACAATGGCATCTCCATCGACGGCCATGTAGAAGGCTGGTTCACCGACAACACACCAAAACGCTTTGAAGCCTATGGCTGGAATGTTATCCCTGCCATTGATGGTCACAATGCTGAAGCCGTGGCCAATGCGATTGCTGCTGCCAAAACATCTGACAAACCGACGCTGATCTGCTGCAAAACCGTCATCGGCAAGGGCTCGCCAAACATGGAAGGCACGCACAATGTGCACGGTGCCGCCCTGGGCGATAAAGAAATTGCCGCAGTACGTGCGCACATAGGCTGGGAATACCCGCCATTTGAAGTGCCGTCTGACGTTTATGAAGCCTGGGATGCCAAAGCAGATGGTGCCAAAGCCGAAGCTGAATGGAATACACAATTTGGCGCCTACACGGCCCAGTTCCCACAAAAAGCGGCTGAACTGACACGCCGCATGAATGGTGATCTGCCTGCCAACTTCGATGAAGTGGTGGCGAATGCGATTGCATCCTGCGTAGAGAAAAAAGAAAACATCGCAACCCGCAAAGCCAGCCAGAATGCGATCCAGGCATTTGCGCCATCGCTGCCAGAATTCCTCGGTGGCTCTGCCGATTTGACAGGTTCCAACCTGACCAACTGGAAAGAATGCATCGCCGTTCGTGGCAACCAGGCTGGTAACCATATCAATTATGGCGTACGTGAATTTGGCATGAGCGCGATGATGAACGGTATTGCTCTGCATGGTGGTTATATCCCGTTTGGCGCGACCTTCCTGACTTTCTCTGATTACAGCCGTAATGCCATACGCATGGCAGCGCTGATGAAAATCCGCACCCTGTTTGTGTTCACTCATGACTCTATCGGCCTGGGTGAAGATGGTCCTACCCATCAATCCATTGAGCACGTCTCCAGCATGCGTCTGATCCCTAACCTGGATAACTGGCGTCCATGCGACACAGTGGAATCTGCCGCTGCCTGGGCGCATGCAGTCAAACGCAATGATGGCCCATCGACCCTGATTTTCTCTCGTCAAAACCTGCCGTACCAAGAGCGTAGCGCCCAGCAAATCGCTGATATCCAGCGTGGTGGCTATGTCTTGCAAGACGTGGCTGATGCCAAGGCAGTATTGATCGCCACCGGTTCTGAAATTGAACTGGCTGTCAAATCTGCGGCTGAACTGGCACAGCAAGGCATTGCGGTGCGCGTCGTTTCCATGCCATCGACGGATGTGTTTGACCGCCAGGACTCTGCTTATAAGGCTGCTGT
This is a stretch of genomic DNA from Undibacterium sp. KW1. It encodes these proteins:
- a CDS encoding DEAD/DEAH box helicase; the encoded protein is MPALIRLVEEAPSIAIGRQKTRIAMAHKLLELGLQNSIPMPAELTMIQRDDIKMRPALILGSQERSPTETVDFALLQYAYDNSFIPFDLAGVGITRRNGDHVESITRDKKAEQAALQTLFDLGFSPEDISSSNAGDVFVLGDQNAWLKFTTQQLPIFYDQGWDLRLLDSYRYDLEEVEDWYAEVAEENQQSTWFDLELGIVVNQTKISLLPLLVGLIRQAPQDFSVQQLNQRADDEQVLLNLPDNSRVALPYARIKPILLVLGELYFNEHQGDAIRLPMLDAARLAELSATTQLRWIGGERQQAFGQRLAEFGGINSITPPAGLHANLRDYQKEGVAWMQFLREYQLAGILADDMGLGKTIQTLTHILIEKEAGRLTQPALVVAPTSLMDNWASEAQRFTPGLRILVLHGKERSKLFEQIPQVDLVLTTYALLPRDEEALRQHRYHLLILDEAQYIKNAQAKASQTASLLQANHRLCLTGTPLQNHLGELWSQFNFLVPGLLGDVKAFTKDFRNPIEKLGDTQRHALLTRRIKPFLLRRTKDKVATELPAKTEIVRHIELSGAQRDLYETVRVAMDKKVRDEIAKKGVARSQIIILDALLKLRQVCCDPRLVKITGVSAGKGKAPPSAKLAELMEMVEELLSEGRKILVFSQFTSMLALIAEALQEKKLSYAMLTGDTEHRGEVVRRFQEGDVPLFLISLKAGGVGLNLTAADTVIHYDPWWNPAAENQATDRAWRIGQDKPVFVYRLIAKGTLEEKIQEMQAKKSDLARAILDQGEIASVQLTAEDLQGIFEPLK
- the tkt gene encoding transketolase → MISSLQPATLTKMANAIRALSMDAVQKANSGHPGAPMGMADIAVALWKGFYRHNPANPKWINRDRFVLSNGHGSMLHYSLLHLTGYDLPIEEIKNFRQLHSKTAGHPEVHITPGVETTTGPLGQGITNAVGMALAEKLLAAEFNQGDLKVVDHYTYVFMGDGCLMEGISHEACSLAGTLQLNKLIAFWDDNGISIDGHVEGWFTDNTPKRFEAYGWNVIPAIDGHNAEAVANAIAAAKTSDKPTLICCKTVIGKGSPNMEGTHNVHGAALGDKEIAAVRAHIGWEYPPFEVPSDVYEAWDAKADGAKAEAEWNTQFGAYTAQFPQKAAELTRRMNGDLPANFDEVVANAIASCVEKKENIATRKASQNAIQAFAPSLPEFLGGSADLTGSNLTNWKECIAVRGNQAGNHINYGVREFGMSAMMNGIALHGGYIPFGATFLTFSDYSRNAIRMAALMKIRTLFVFTHDSIGLGEDGPTHQSIEHVSSMRLIPNLDNWRPCDTVESAAAWAHAVKRNDGPSTLIFSRQNLPYQERSAQQIADIQRGGYVLQDVADAKAVLIATGSEIELAVKSAAELAQQGIAVRVVSMPSTDVFDRQDSAYKAAVLGKGLPRIAIEAGVTDFWYKYVGLEGAVVGIDTFGESAPAGVLFKYFGFTVDNVVAKVKATLV
- a CDS encoding SWIM zinc finger domain-containing protein encodes the protein MLSKNHRFTLEDVAAQFPRDTFIRGMDYANDNKVKGWSFENDFIESEVQGSGRNIYTQEIELIFDGKGALEEVIGGCSCPVEYNCKHTVAVLLNILDHQQKKSPSGKPAIEASLSFAEQKWLHELEFAQNTSHINQYVVSHREEKTDDGFLIFTLSTLGNGKEIRLIPGKAKLNAKGELKYTKLSQAVRDVMRTSNFIKGDDYDLLALFNMSTMNSYYYSYYNPREKMGAVLLERIAKAGKLYWLSTENKQSSIKKLEFYEQQHAHLTWQEEQGFLRLRWQLSTQSDSLPETYYLLPTDPPG